The DNA window GCCATGATGCATCCCCCTCTCCTCCCTCCCCGGCGAATCCCGCCACGTGAGGACGGGAGCCCCGGCGGACCTGGGGAGGGAGGTCGGCCCGCCGGGGATGTTCGGAATGCGAGACGGTCGGGCTACGCCTTCACGTAGCGGTCGGTCGTCTCCGGATCGTCTTGCCACTTCGCGGTCTTCGCGGAGAGGATGTACACCGTCGACGGCTTCAACCCGTGCTCGTCGGCCAGCTGGTGGCAGTTCTCGGCGCCGGCCGCGGCCACCGCCTTGGCGGCAGGGCTCTCGGGATCGTCGAGGTCGCCGAAGTAGCGCGCGCCGCAGCAGCAGTTGTGCACGCAGGCCGGCTCCCAGTTCTCGGCCTCATGGCGCTGGAAGCACAGCGTGCACTTCTCCACCTTGTTGGTGTTGGGGTTGAGCTGCCGCGCGTTGTACGGGCAGCCGGTGAGGCACGACTCGCAGCCGATGCACTCCTCGGCGTTCACGAGCACGACGCCCGTGGCTTCGTCGCGGTAGGACGCGCCCGTCGGGCACACCTCGATGCAGCCCGGGTTCTCGCACTGCTGGCACTGGATGGGGATCCAGTACTGCTGGATATCCGGGAAGGTGCCCACGGGCCCCACGGCGTGCACGTGGTTGTAGTACACGCCCAAGTCGACGTTGTTCTCAAGCTTGCAGGCCGCCACGCAGCTATCGCAGCCGCTGCAGCGGTCGAGATCGATGTCCAGGCAGTTTCTCATCAGAACACATCCTTCGTCTGGGCTTCGGACAGCATTGCCTCAGTGGGCAGGAACGGCGCGAACTCCTCGGGCTCCACCCAGATGTTCGCGGGCTTGGAGGACTTCTCGATCTTCACCGTGAAGCCGCGGTTGGTGTAGGAGCCGTACACCTCGTTGAAGGGGGCGTCGTTCTTCGTGAGCACGTTCACGTTGCACTCGCGCCAGCCGGCCGTGGGGTTGGCCTGGGACTCGTCGTAGCACTCGGGGTTCCAGAAGCGCTCCATCCATACGGTCTTGGGGTGCACGCCCTCGGTGAGATAGGCGCGCGCGTGCACCTCGCCGCGGCGGCTCGTCACCTTCACCCAGTCCATGTGCTCGATGCCGAGCTCCTTGGCGCTGGCCGGGTTGATGCGGATCTCCGCCGTGGGGTACAGCTCGCGGGACAGCGCCGCGTGGCGCATCGTGCCGTGGTGGAAGTACGGCACGCGGCCCGACGTGAGCACGAAGGGGTACTCCTCGTCCGAAAGCGGGCTCTCAGCCGGCTCGATGTAGGAGCAGATGGGGCTGTAGTCGGCGCAGGCCTCCTGCGGCTCCGGGTAGCAGAACGGGTAGCCCGTGCGAGACATGCGCAGCAGGATCTGGCAGTACACCTCGATCTTGCGCGACTCGGTGCCGAAGCCCGCCGGCAGCCCGTCGTCCACCACCGTCTCGTGCTGGTTGTAGCCGAAGTACTCGTCCTCGGGCGTCACGTAGGGCACGTACTTGTCGGTGTTCGCTACGAGCTCGTCCCAGCTGGGGGCGTGCAGCGTCTCGGCGACGCCGGCCTTGACCTCCTCCTCGGTGGCGCTGCCCAGGTAGCCCGGCACGAGGCCCGGCAGCTGGCCGCCCATCTTCTCCTTGCACTTGGCCACCACCTGCGCGGCCGGGATGGAGTGCGACACCGTCTCGCCGATGTGCACGCACTCGTTCTGCAGCCACTGGGTGTTGAGCTGCGTCATGTTCACCATGGGCTCCTCGAGCCACTCGCGCACGGGGAATACTAGGTCGGCGGCCTCGATGTGGAACGACGTGAGCATGGGGTACTGGCCGATGATGAAGTCCACCTCGGGGAACACGTCGTACCACGACTTCGCGTTGCCGAGCATGGCCAGCTTGTTGCCGGACATGTCGAACCACACGCGCGGCTTGAACGGCTCGCCCGTGGCGATGGCCTGGCGCACCGTGGGGATGTGGCTGTGGCACCAGGCGTAGAGGCCCTTGTGGTCCTTCATGCCCAGGCGGTCGACGAGCAGCTGGTTGGCCAGCTTCTGCTGCGGGTTCTCCTCGCCCAGCTTCTTGATGCGCGCCTCGTTCTCGGCGTCGGACATGCCGATGACCGCGCCGATGCCGTACATGTCGGAGAACATGCCGCCGAAGCCGTTGTTGAAGGTGACGGGGCGCGCCATGGGCTTGTTGCCCGCGCCGTACTGCGTCATGGTGCAGCCGGGCTTGTTCACGTAGCCCATGATGGAGTCGAGCCCCATGCAGCCGAGCGGCACCTGGCTGGCGGACTCGGTCATGTCCGACGCCACGCCGTTGGCGATGCCGGCCACGCCCGCGCTCGTGTAGATCTTGATGGCCTCTTCGATCTTGTCGGCCTGAAGCCAGCAGTTCTCGGCGGTGTGCTCGAGCGTCCAGGGCTCGGCCTCCTCCTTGTAGATCTGGCCGGCCGTCTTGTACGTCTTGCCGTTGAACTCGCCGGTCCAGAAGATCTCCGGGTCGACCGTGGCGTCAGCGGGCGCGGAGTACTCGAAGGGCGCCACCGCGCTCGTCTTCAGGTCGTAGCACACGTAGGCAGGCGTGTTCTCGGGCGTCGTCTGCTGGAAGTCGGGGAAAAGCTCGGTCGCCTTCACCGGCAGCTTCGTGTCCGGGTCGATGAGGAACGGCAGGTTCGTCCAGAACTTGGTGAACTGCTCGTCGTAGAGCTTGTTCTCGAAGATGTAGCGGTACCAGCACAGAAGCAGGCCCGTGTCGGTGGCCGGGCGCACCGGCAGCCATACGTCGGCCTTCACCGCATCGGGCGAGAAGTTGGGGTCGACGACGACGGTCTTCACGCCCATGGCGCGCAGCTCGGCCATGCCGCGGCCGGACTCGGCCGTCTGGCTCACGGAGGGCTGGGCGCCCCAGAGCACCACGGCCTCGGTCTTGTTGGCGTCGCCCGTGCGGAAGATCTCCTGCACGGCGTTGTCGGCGATGGACTGGTCGTTGCCGCCGTAGAAGAGCTTGGACAGGCTCCAGCGCGGCAGGTAGCACTGCGCGCAGCCCGGCTCGAACACCGTGGGCGAGCCGAACGCCATCGGCAGCGTCATGGCCTCCATGAACGAGTAGGAGCCGCCGCCGCCCACGCTCGCGAAGAACGCGTAGGGGCCGTACTTGTCGATGGCGTCGCAGATGTGCGTCGCCGCTTCCTCGACGGCCTCGTCCCAGCTGATGACCTCCCACTTGTTCTCGCCCCGCTCGCCGGCGCGGCGCAGCGGATGCAGCACGCGGCGCGGGCTGTACATGGTGTGCAGCTGGTTCAGGCCCTTGATGCAGAGGCTGCCGCGGCTCACGGGCGCGTCGGGGTCGCCCTCGAGCTTCACGACGACGCCGTCCTTCAGGTATGCGATGGCCGGGCACATCTGGATGCAGCCGTGGCACGAGGTCTTCATCGCGACGAGGCCCTCGTTCGGGTCGCCGCCGCCGCTTTGCTGGGCGGGCGCCTCCTCCTTCGGGGTCTCCTGCACGCAGCCGGCCATCGAGGCGCCGAACGCTGCCGCTGCGCCTGCCAACGCGGACGCTTTGACGAAGCTTCGGCGTGTCAACGTGGTTTCCGCCATGTTCTCAACCTTTCTCCTTGTTCGTTATCCCTGATCGCTTGCCCTCAGATCTTGCAGAAATGCTTCCCCCTCCTCCGTCAGGCTCCAACCTTCCTTCCAAACGAGAGCGCCAGCGCGCTCCAGCTTGTCCACGAAAACGCTCGGCTGCATGGTGTGGCGCGTGCCGTCGATGACCGTCTCTAGGACGGGGCGGCCGCGCAGGAGCTCCGAGATCTCGCCGTAGGAGCGGGGCTTCTCGGCGGTGAACTCCAAGAGCTCGATGTAGGTGCCCGCGCGCTCGGGCGCGAGCTGCAAGAGCTCCACCAGGCGCGCGCGAGGCCGGTGCTGCTCCACGAAGCGAGCGCCCACGTCGGTGGCGCGGAAGGAGACGGACTGCACGAGGTCGTCGATCGCGTCCTCGTCGAGGCCCTCCTTCTGCTCCGGAGTGATGGGCTCGCCATCGGCGTCGCGCTCGATGCGCTCCAGGCCGTGGGCGCGCACCAGGGTGTCGGCCATGCGCGCCTGGTTCTGGGTGGCGGTTTTGAACTCGGGCCAGGAGGCGATCTTCGCCTCGAGGTCTTGCAGCGTGCGCTCCTCGGCGCAGTACGCGAGCGTTTTGTAGAGCACCTCGCGGTTGAGCGGGTGCTTCGTGACGGCCTCCTCGAGCAGGAAGAGCTTCTCGTCGAACGTGAGCTCGACGGGTGCCTCCTCCTCGGGAGCGACGTCGGTATCCGCCGGCTCGGCGAGGCCGTTGTCCTCGGACTCGGCCTCGAGCGGCATCCCCTGATCGGTCCATGCGTCCTGCATGTCCACCTCCCCCTTCGGTGTCGCCTGCATTCGTCTCGACACCGCCGACTCTAAGAAGGAAGACGCTCCGCGCCAATCCGCACTATGGATGAAATGTGAAGAAATTGTGACCCCACACCTCACGCAAAATGCGTGAGCCGAGGATGACGCACGATGAATCCCCAGGTGGAGGCCTCGCTGCCATCCTGAGCAAGTGGAGCGGACCCTCTCTTTGTCATTCTGAGCGAGCGGAGCGAGTCGAAGAATCCCGCGATCGCAGGCCCGCCGCTTGCAGGAGAAGACGTGGACAAAATCGCCATTCGGGACTGATTTTTTCGCACCGATCCCGCCTTGCCATGGAGAAACTCCAGGTGGCGGGAAGCCGAGCCAAGAGCACCGAACGAAAAATCAGTCCCGAAGGCCGATTGTGTCCATGATGTTCCAAGTCATTAAATGTTTCACGTGAAACATTTGTTCTGACTCAAGTCGCGTCGCTGTTCCTGTCGTAGAACAGCGCGCATCTCGTCATCCCGAGCGAAGCGCTCCAACGCACCCCTCCCCTGCGCGTGCCTTCCCTCGCGTCGTCTTGCCCTGCTCGCCGACGCGGAGTATGCTGAGGGAAACGCCGGTCGAAGGGAGCGCGCCATGGGTAGGTACGGAAGCCTGATCGTCGGATGCGTCATCTTCATTCCCATTATCGCGCTGTTGCTGGTGACAGCCTGGAAGAATTGGCGCGGGAAGTGGCTCGCATTCTCAGATTTGACTTACCTCGCCGACGAGAGGCCCGAGAACCTCCAAAGGCGCAAGGGCAGGCGCGCTGCCCTCGTCTACCTGGTATGGGTGGTCGCACTCGCCGGCGCGCTTGGAATCACAGCTTTCAGCGCGCTGAGCGGCTTTGCTGTGAACCTCGATATGGTGTCTGCCATCTTGGCCGCTTGCGTTTTCGTGGGAGGCAGCTGGCTTGTCGCGACGTCGCGGCGCGAGTTCAAGATCGCGAGCTCCGCAGTAGGCGAAAGCTCGGAGCTTGCCGGAGAATACGTCCTCGATGCGCGTCGTGCCGCCATGTTAGCCATCGCCATGCTCGCCGTCCTGGCTGCCGAGATCATCTGCACCCTTATCGTTTGAAAGCCTACCGCCACTGCACCTGGACGAGGTCGGGGAAGGTTGCGGGGAGGGCGGCGAGGTCGAAGGTTCGCAGCAGCTCCTCGGGGGTGGCGGGCTCGCTTGTGGGCGCGAGGCCGGTGATGCCGGCGATGTGGCCGATGACGGCCTCGGGCGTCTTGAAGCGGGCGATCAGCTCGTCGAGGGCGGCGTCCTTGTCGCGCTTCGAGAGCCGCCGGTTCAGCTCGGCCACGAGCAGCGGGATGTGCGCGTAGTCGGGATGCGGCAGGCCGAGCAGCTCTTGCAGGTGGATTTGCTGCGGCGTCGAGCACAGAAGGTCGACGCCGCGCACGATGGAGTTCACGCCCTGCGCCGCGTCGTCCACGACGACGGCCAGCTGGTAGGCGAACGCGCCGTCCGAGCGCCTCACGAGGAAGTCGCCGCAATCGCGCGCGAGGTTCTGGGAATACGGCCCCTGCACCTGGTCGATGAAGGAGACGTCTGCGTCGGGCACGACGAGGCGCTGCGCAGGCGTGCGCTCAAGGGCGCGGGCGGCGCGCTCGGCCGACGTCAGGGTGCGGCACGTGCCGGGATACACCGGCTTCTCGCCTCGATGCGGCGCCGAGGCCGCATGCAGGTCGGCCCGCGTGCAGAAACAGGGATACACCAGGTCACGCTCGACGAGCGAGTCGAAGGCCGCACGGTAGGCTTCTTGGCGGTCGTGCTGGAAGAAGGGGCCTTCGTCCCACGTGAGCCCGAGCCGCTCGAAATCGCGCTGCACCGCGTCGACGAACTGCGGCTTCGACCGCTCCGCATCCAAATCCTCGATGCGCAAGACGATGCGCCCGCCCTGCGACTTCGCCACGAGCCACGCCACGAGCGCCGCGAACACGTTCCCCGCATGCATCCGCCCCGTAGGAGAAGGCGCGAACCGTCCCACGACAGGGCCTCTCGAGGGAGACGTGGAGAGGTCTCGCCAATCGGGGTTAAGCCGCTCGACGAGCGCTTCCTTCTTTCGCCGCGTCCAGCCCTTGAGCTGCTTCTCGCGAGCGATGGCGTCATCGATGCGGCCGCAGGTTTCGTGGTACACCAAGTCGGTTGCGTTGTACTGGTCGGTGAACCCTTTGTAGGCATGCGACTTATGCTCGGCAACGCGCCGTTCGAGATCGTTGGTCACGCCGATGTAGAGCACCGTGCGACGAGGGTTGCTCATGATGTAGACGCTATAGTCGTTCGCTTGAGCCATCGATATCCCCTTGTTTGTCATCCTGAGCGATGCGAACGCAGTGAGCGTAGTCGAAGGATCCCGTGCGGCGATAGCTGTGACGTTTCCTGCTAACGCCGCACGGGATCCTTCGACTACGGCCTTCGGCCTTCGCTCAGGATGACAACCCGTTCGTCTCGCCTGTCCAGGACGACAACCTGCGTGTCTTTCTTCCAAAGAAGC is part of the Arabiibacter massiliensis genome and encodes:
- a CDS encoding 4Fe-4S dicluster domain-containing protein — translated: MRNCLDIDLDRCSGCDSCVAACKLENNVDLGVYYNHVHAVGPVGTFPDIQQYWIPIQCQQCENPGCIEVCPTGASYRDEATGVVLVNAEECIGCESCLTGCPYNARQLNPNTNKVEKCTLCFQRHEAENWEPACVHNCCCGARYFGDLDDPESPAAKAVAAAGAENCHQLADEHGLKPSTVYILSAKTAKWQDDPETTDRYVKA
- a CDS encoding molybdopterin-dependent oxidoreductase, with the translated sequence MAETTLTRRSFVKASALAGAAAAFGASMAGCVQETPKEEAPAQQSGGGDPNEGLVAMKTSCHGCIQMCPAIAYLKDGVVVKLEGDPDAPVSRGSLCIKGLNQLHTMYSPRRVLHPLRRAGERGENKWEVISWDEAVEEAATHICDAIDKYGPYAFFASVGGGGSYSFMEAMTLPMAFGSPTVFEPGCAQCYLPRWSLSKLFYGGNDQSIADNAVQEIFRTGDANKTEAVVLWGAQPSVSQTAESGRGMAELRAMGVKTVVVDPNFSPDAVKADVWLPVRPATDTGLLLCWYRYIFENKLYDEQFTKFWTNLPFLIDPDTKLPVKATELFPDFQQTTPENTPAYVCYDLKTSAVAPFEYSAPADATVDPEIFWTGEFNGKTYKTAGQIYKEEAEPWTLEHTAENCWLQADKIEEAIKIYTSAGVAGIANGVASDMTESASQVPLGCMGLDSIMGYVNKPGCTMTQYGAGNKPMARPVTFNNGFGGMFSDMYGIGAVIGMSDAENEARIKKLGEENPQQKLANQLLVDRLGMKDHKGLYAWCHSHIPTVRQAIATGEPFKPRVWFDMSGNKLAMLGNAKSWYDVFPEVDFIIGQYPMLTSFHIEAADLVFPVREWLEEPMVNMTQLNTQWLQNECVHIGETVSHSIPAAQVVAKCKEKMGGQLPGLVPGYLGSATEEEVKAGVAETLHAPSWDELVANTDKYVPYVTPEDEYFGYNQHETVVDDGLPAGFGTESRKIEVYCQILLRMSRTGYPFCYPEPQEACADYSPICSYIEPAESPLSDEEYPFVLTSGRVPYFHHGTMRHAALSRELYPTAEIRINPASAKELGIEHMDWVKVTSRRGEVHARAYLTEGVHPKTVWMERFWNPECYDESQANPTAGWRECNVNVLTKNDAPFNEVYGSYTNRGFTVKIEKSSKPANIWVEPEEFAPFLPTEAMLSEAQTKDVF
- the gluQRS gene encoding tRNA glutamyl-Q(34) synthetase GluQRS: MAQANDYSVYIMSNPRRTVLYIGVTNDLERRVAEHKSHAYKGFTDQYNATDLVYHETCGRIDDAIAREKQLKGWTRRKKEALVERLNPDWRDLSTSPSRGPVVGRFAPSPTGRMHAGNVFAALVAWLVAKSQGGRIVLRIEDLDAERSKPQFVDAVQRDFERLGLTWDEGPFFQHDRQEAYRAAFDSLVERDLVYPCFCTRADLHAASAPHRGEKPVYPGTCRTLTSAERAARALERTPAQRLVVPDADVSFIDQVQGPYSQNLARDCGDFLVRRSDGAFAYQLAVVVDDAAQGVNSIVRGVDLLCSTPQQIHLQELLGLPHPDYAHIPLLVAELNRRLSKRDKDAALDELIARFKTPEAVIGHIAGITGLAPTSEPATPEELLRTFDLAALPATFPDLVQVQWR